A window from Cryptomeria japonica chromosome 1, Sugi_1.0, whole genome shotgun sequence encodes these proteins:
- the LOC131026846 gene encoding SNF1-related protein kinase regulatory subunit beta-3, with the protein MENPSNMDNYINTQEGIDVDGFDTPKSPDSSYSNSFPGNEDEAKEPPTVPPHLHHSLLNSAANTDASGSLPHPQNVILNHLYIGNAENTRSVVALGFTHRFRSKFVTVVLYKPIRRRGM; encoded by the exons ATGGAGAATCCAAGCAACATGGACAACTAT ATTAATACACAAGAAGGCATAGATGTTGATGGTTTTGACACTCCAAAGTCTCCAGATTCCAGTTACAGTAATTCTTTCCCTGGAAATGAAGATGAGGCAAAGGAGCCACCTACAGTTCCTCCACATTTGCATCACAGTTTGTTAAATTCTGCTGCCAATACAGATGCATCTGGTAGTTTGCCTCATCCACAGAATGTGATATTGAACCATCTTTATATTGGAAATGCAGAAAATACCCGTTCGGTGGTAGCACTTGGGTTTACACATCGGTTCCGTTCAAAGTTTGTGACTGTTGTACTTTATAAACCTATTCGCAGGCGAGGCATGTAA